The following proteins are co-located in the Gossypium hirsutum isolate 1008001.06 chromosome A02, Gossypium_hirsutum_v2.1, whole genome shotgun sequence genome:
- the LOC121209700 gene encoding transcription repressor OFP7 has translation MAKRFKFKIPRVFASFKSCRSKDPSNLPSNPVPSFCRLSSVNNHPITRHLPPPPPPPSSKLPHHSSFKRHVTSAFSSIGCGLRSRSSAKYLSETDRNESPPPPPPTLEFHWEKEDGWHVIAKAYNNNETPRRNKVYDTEIDNDTFPPPLPPLPPPPPPNTVKKKRRYKKKKTTPKFRVSTSSAESILFSSESFEEEDETETLVSTDSSSEMMFAANLEAIHETKQTRQKKKKPKKVKPKRYALRFSSSEESESPARLSSFLQRMVPCTVEGKVRDSFAVVKKSEDPYEDFKKSMMDMILEKQMFDEKDLEQLLHCFLSLNSRDHHGTIVEAFSEIWEALFSRRSTSFRVSCGLN, from the coding sequence ATGGCGAAACGATTCAAGTTTAAGATACCGCGAGTCTTCGCTTCGTTCAAATCTTGCCGTTCAAAAGACCCTTCTAATCTCCCATCAAATCCTGTCCCTTCATTTTGTAGACTTTCTTCagtcaacaaccaccctatcactCGCCATTTAcccccaccaccaccaccaccttcgTCAAAGTTGCCTCATCACTCCTCATTCAAACGACACGTTACCTCCGCGTTTTCGTCAATCGGATGCGGCCTCCGGTCAAGATCGTCGGCAAAGTACTTGTCTGAAACCGACCGCAATGAAtcgccgccgccgccgccgccgaCGTTGGAGTTTCACTGGGAGAAAGAAGATGGATGGCATGTTATAGCCAAAGCTTATAATAATAACGAAACCCCACGACGCAACAAAGTCTACGATACCGAAATCGATAACGATACATTCCCACCACCACTACCTCCGCTTCCGCCGCCGCCGCCTCCGAACACAGTGAAGAAAAAAAGACGTTACAAAAAGAAGAAAACGACGCCGAAATTCCGTGTAAGCACTTCGTCGGCCGAAAGCATATTGTTCAGCAGCGAAAGCTTCGAAGAAGAAGACGAAACGGAAACCCTAGTCTCCACCGATTCATCATCGGAGATGATGTTCGCCGCCAACTTGGAAGCCATACACGAAACTAAGCAAACAaggcaaaaaaagaagaaacccAAGAAAGTTAAACCCAAACGTTACGCATTAAGGTTTTCTTCGTCGGAGGAGAGTGAATCTCCAGCGAGATTGTCGAGCTTCTTGCAACGTATGGTGCCGTGTACGGTGGAAGGCAAAGTGAGAGACAGCTTTGCGGTGGTTAAGAAATCGGAGGATCcgtacgaggatttcaaaaagtCGATGATGGACATGATATTAGAGAAACAAATGTTTGATGAAAAAGATTTGGAACAGCTGCTGCATTGTTTCTTGTCTTTGAATTCAAGAGATCACCATGGCACCATTGTTGAAGCTTTTTCTGAGATTTGGGAAGCTTTGTTTTCACGAAGATCAACTAGTTTTCGAGTTTCTTgtgggttaaattga